A single Blastocatellia bacterium DNA region contains:
- a CDS encoding glycoside hydrolase family 3 C-terminal domain-containing protein gives MNNRPSPRASAHQQRLTSVALVMMCLVVGLLLASMTRAYLEPSGNTIDPKANEIERKIDALLARMTLEEKLGQLQQLDGHADGRYREEHPELIRRGLLGATLNVRGAKRTNELQRIAVEQSRLKIPVLFGFDVIHGYRTIFPVPLGEASSWDPVAVERAAAIAAAESRAAGVHWTFAPMVDIARDPRWGRIVEGAGEDPYLGSVMAQARVRGFQGQDYSAPDKVVACAKHWVAYGAAEAGRDYNTTDMSEWTLREIYFPPFKAAVEAGVGTLMTAFNDLNGVPATANPFTLTKVLRGEWQFDGFVVSDYTAVEELIKHGLATDGADAAQLALNAGTDMEMVSRLYNQHGPQLLRSGQLSMKTIDEAVRRILRIKFRLGLFDQPYADETRERAVLLNPAHVAAARQVAARSMVLLKNDGNLLPLSKNLQSLAIIGPLADDQAAPLGSWSGDGRKEDVVTVLAGIRAKVSPNTRIHYAKGCDIDGDSTDGLAEAVRAARQSDIALVVVGESAEMSGEAASRTSLDLPGRQLDLVKAIHATGRPVVVVLMNGRPLTINWIAENVPAILETWFAGIQAGHAIADVLFGDVNPGGKLPVTFPRHVGQVPLYYNHKNTGRPPDVNNKYTSKYLDAPWTPLFPFGYGLSYTTFALSNLQLSHQRIPTNGRLTVSVDVQNTGQRAGDEVVQLYIRDVVASVTRPVRELKGFQRITLQPGETRRVQFTLGPEHLGFYNRQMRFVVEPGEFIVFVGNSSVGGLQASFFVQER, from the coding sequence ATGAACAACAGACCGTCACCACGCGCGAGTGCTCACCAGCAACGCCTAACCAGCGTTGCGCTGGTCATGATGTGCCTTGTCGTCGGGCTTCTGCTCGCCTCCATGACGCGTGCCTATCTTGAGCCGTCCGGCAACACGATTGACCCGAAGGCCAATGAGATTGAACGCAAGATTGACGCGCTACTAGCCCGCATGACGTTGGAAGAGAAGCTCGGCCAGCTTCAACAACTCGATGGCCACGCCGACGGACGCTACCGCGAGGAGCATCCTGAGCTGATCCGTCGCGGGTTGCTCGGCGCGACGCTGAATGTGCGCGGCGCGAAACGCACGAATGAATTGCAGCGCATCGCCGTCGAACAGTCGCGCTTGAAAATTCCGGTGCTGTTTGGCTTCGATGTGATCCACGGCTACCGCACGATCTTTCCTGTGCCGCTTGGTGAAGCCAGCAGTTGGGACCCCGTTGCCGTCGAACGCGCCGCTGCCATTGCAGCGGCTGAAAGCCGCGCAGCCGGCGTTCACTGGACGTTTGCCCCGATGGTGGATATTGCCCGTGATCCGCGCTGGGGACGCATCGTCGAAGGCGCTGGCGAAGACCCTTATCTCGGTTCCGTGATGGCGCAAGCGCGCGTGCGCGGATTTCAAGGCCAAGACTACAGCGCGCCGGACAAAGTCGTCGCCTGCGCCAAGCACTGGGTCGCCTATGGCGCGGCTGAAGCCGGACGCGACTACAATACCACCGACATGTCTGAATGGACACTGCGCGAGATTTACTTCCCACCGTTCAAAGCAGCCGTCGAGGCCGGCGTCGGCACTCTCATGACGGCATTCAATGACTTGAATGGCGTGCCGGCAACAGCGAATCCGTTCACCTTAACCAAGGTCCTGCGAGGGGAATGGCAATTTGATGGATTCGTCGTCAGTGATTACACGGCGGTTGAAGAACTGATCAAGCATGGACTCGCCACTGACGGCGCCGACGCCGCGCAACTGGCTTTGAATGCCGGCACGGACATGGAGATGGTCAGCCGTCTGTATAACCAGCATGGGCCACAATTGCTGCGCTCTGGCCAGCTCTCCATGAAAACAATTGATGAGGCCGTGCGCCGTATCCTGCGCATCAAGTTTCGCCTTGGTTTGTTCGACCAACCCTACGCTGACGAGACGCGTGAACGCGCCGTGCTATTGAATCCAGCGCACGTGGCAGCAGCGCGCCAGGTGGCAGCCCGCTCGATGGTGCTATTGAAGAACGATGGGAATCTGCTGCCGTTAAGCAAAAACCTACAATCGCTCGCCATTATCGGCCCGCTGGCCGATGACCAAGCCGCGCCGCTCGGTTCATGGAGCGGCGACGGCCGCAAAGAAGACGTCGTCACCGTGCTGGCGGGCATCAGAGCCAAAGTCTCGCCCAACACGCGCATTCACTATGCTAAAGGTTGCGACATTGACGGCGATTCAACGGACGGCCTGGCTGAAGCTGTGCGCGCGGCGCGCCAATCGGACATTGCGCTGGTTGTCGTCGGTGAATCGGCTGAGATGAGCGGTGAAGCGGCATCGCGCACCTCGCTTGATCTACCCGGTCGTCAACTGGATTTAGTCAAGGCGATTCACGCCACAGGCCGACCGGTGGTGGTGGTGCTGATGAATGGTCGTCCGTTGACGATCAACTGGATCGCCGAAAACGTGCCGGCCATTTTAGAAACCTGGTTCGCTGGCATTCAAGCCGGTCATGCCATTGCCGATGTATTGTTCGGCGACGTCAATCCCGGCGGCAAGCTGCCCGTGACGTTCCCGCGGCACGTTGGACAAGTCCCTCTCTATTACAACCACAAAAACACTGGCCGCCCGCCTGACGTGAACAACAAATACACATCCAAGTACCTGGACGCGCCGTGGACGCCGCTCTTTCCGTTCGGCTATGGACTGAGCTACACCACCTTCGCTCTCTCCAATCTGCAATTAAGTCATCAGCGCATCCCAACCAATGGCCGACTGACTGTCAGTGTTGATGTCCAAAATACCGGTCAGCGCGCCGGCGACGAAGTGGTGCAACTCTACATCCGAGATGTCGTCGCCAGTGTGACCCGCCCCGTGCGAGAGTTGAAGGGATTTCAACGAATCACGCTCCAGCCGGGAGAAACGCGCCGTGTCCAATTCACGCTCGGCCCCGAACATCTCGGCTTCTACAATCGCCAGATGAGATTTGTTGTCGAGCCAGGCGAGTTCATCGTGTTTGTCGGCAACAGTTCCGTCGGCGGACTTCAAGCCAGCTTCTTCGTTCAGGAGCGATGA